In the genome of Hymenobacter taeanensis, one region contains:
- a CDS encoding ThuA domain-containing protein: MKAPCGRILLAILLLLSTVISGLAQKKPSFRVIAFYTAKHDQAHISYVHEANTWFPTVAKQHHFAYDTTSNWNNLNAAFLANYQVVLFLDTRPDDPAQRGAFQQYMEHGGAWMGFHFAGFALTPSGYPQNWDWYHNTFLGAGSYVGNTWRPTAAVLRVEDRRHPATQHLPSTFTSAPNEWYKWSNDLRANPAIDILLAIDPKSFPLGTGPKPHEIWHSGYYPVAWTNKNFRMIYVNMGHNDIDYEHGTNKELSFTFQNKLQNQFIVNGLLWLGSRKKHSSARD; the protein is encoded by the coding sequence ATGAAAGCACCTTGTGGTAGAATTCTCCTAGCAATACTTCTGCTGCTCAGTACCGTTATCAGCGGGCTTGCGCAAAAGAAGCCGTCCTTCCGGGTTATTGCCTTTTACACGGCTAAACATGACCAAGCGCACATCAGCTACGTGCACGAGGCTAACACCTGGTTTCCAACGGTGGCCAAACAGCATCACTTCGCCTACGACACTACCTCTAACTGGAACAACCTGAATGCGGCTTTTTTAGCCAATTACCAAGTGGTGCTTTTTCTGGATACGCGCCCCGATGACCCGGCCCAACGGGGGGCTTTTCAGCAGTATATGGAGCACGGCGGTGCCTGGATGGGGTTCCACTTCGCTGGGTTTGCCCTTACGCCGTCCGGTTATCCGCAGAACTGGGACTGGTACCATAATACCTTTCTTGGGGCCGGCTCTTACGTGGGCAATACCTGGCGGCCCACGGCAGCGGTGTTGCGAGTAGAAGACCGGCGGCATCCTGCTACCCAGCATCTGCCTTCAACCTTCACTTCTGCGCCCAACGAGTGGTATAAGTGGAGCAACGACTTGCGCGCTAACCCCGCCATTGATATTCTGCTCGCCATTGACCCAAAAAGCTTTCCGCTTGGTACGGGCCCCAAGCCCCACGAAATCTGGCACAGCGGCTATTACCCAGTGGCCTGGACGAACAAGAACTTTCGGATGATCTATGTAAACATGGGTCACAACGACATCGACTACGAGCACGGCACTAACAAAGAGCTTTCGTTCACCTTCCAGAACAAACTACAGAACCAGTTTATTGTAAATGGGTTGTTGTGGCTGGGGAGCAGAAAGAAACATAGCTCTGCGCGCGACTAA
- a CDS encoding RtcB family protein, with the protein MASNKHRTAGIELIGGGLDEAPMAYKDIHQVMAHQQDLIDVLGSFTPRIVRMDAGNSGKSRYGGE; encoded by the coding sequence ATGGCATCAAATAAACATAGAACTGCAGGCATTGAGCTGATTGGCGGCGGCCTAGATGAAGCGCCCATGGCCTACAAAGACATTCATCAGGTAATGGCCCACCAGCAGGACCTGATAGATGTGCTAGGCTCTTTTACTCCTCGTATTGTACGCATGGATGCAGGTAACAGTGGCAAAAGCAGATACGGTGGAGAATAA
- a CDS encoding T9SS type A sorting domain-containing protein, producing the protein MPFASIAQNTYLWQGTSTSWNDPLNWSPARLIPATTDVLIFDGAVTPSTTVALDYSTTQTVGQVRFSNAIKATLTTNSARELLINGNPNAVGLTTEAGTTLAIVGTQASGSGDLIIRLAANVPARLAGRLELKGSATANSAHQLLSTTVGAIEFLSGSYVQPGTRFTGFLFGSATANKNSVIFRNGSTYEQATGSTPFGSVTTYQVTNFEPNSYFLYTATGNTVGLSGRTYGKLEINTNRTLTISTYSTNPSIIQSDLIITAGVVTINTSNVELRGNLLINGGSLVFNQDANNNALALTLNGTAAQRIGGTAAGSLTLPSNTTLALNNAAGLTLERPVVANGPVTLSQGLLSTSSTNRLTLGPVASISGSASSFVQGPLVRQSSTTGALFFPIGKGTIYRPLTLNVTTAPAGTTAYIAEQQEGRPSDQNMLDDLRRVSSIRYYSLTSSPAPAAGTFAGNIALSFGSDDRVADPNMASFVIARSTGAGWNNLGHLTNSTSALTSNSLNSLGDFALGSTEPNQNPLPVSLTSFSGSHQPNGVVLRWATASEKQNAYFEVERQVAGQPFRALGQVAGKGSSTTPAEYSYSDNAPVPGVVYYRLRQVDANGTATYSSVAAVLVPEQPLQISLYPNPAIRQLNLTGSANDAQYRVLNEQGTVLLIGWVAAGQSINVESLRPGLYRLEIVAGRRRTVRAFVRSRE; encoded by the coding sequence TTGCCATTCGCCTCAATTGCCCAGAACACGTACCTCTGGCAAGGCACTTCTACAAGTTGGAATGACCCGTTAAACTGGTCTCCGGCTCGCCTTATCCCTGCCACGACCGATGTACTCATTTTTGACGGCGCAGTAACACCCTCCACAACCGTTGCGCTCGACTATAGCACCACCCAAACCGTAGGACAGGTGCGTTTCAGCAATGCCATTAAGGCCACTCTGACTACCAACTCAGCCCGGGAATTATTAATCAATGGGAACCCGAATGCAGTTGGTTTAACCACTGAAGCCGGCACCACGTTGGCAATAGTAGGCACCCAGGCCAGCGGCAGTGGCGACCTGATAATTCGGTTAGCGGCCAACGTGCCGGCTCGCCTGGCCGGTAGGTTAGAGCTCAAAGGTTCTGCCACTGCTAACAGTGCCCATCAATTGCTCTCGACTACAGTGGGTGCTATTGAATTTCTGAGTGGCAGCTACGTGCAGCCCGGCACCCGGTTTACGGGCTTCTTGTTTGGCTCTGCTACGGCCAACAAGAACAGCGTCATTTTTCGTAATGGCTCTACCTATGAGCAGGCCACGGGCTCTACTCCTTTTGGCTCCGTGACTACGTATCAGGTTACCAACTTTGAGCCCAACAGCTACTTTCTGTATACTGCTACCGGGAATACCGTAGGCCTGTCGGGGCGTACGTATGGCAAGCTGGAAATCAACACGAACCGCACCCTCACAATCAGCACGTACTCCACCAATCCGTCTATCATTCAGTCTGATCTTATTATTACGGCCGGCGTAGTGACAATCAACACCAGCAACGTGGAGCTGCGAGGTAATCTGTTGATTAATGGCGGTAGCCTGGTTTTCAACCAAGATGCGAACAACAACGCGCTGGCTCTAACGCTTAATGGCACGGCAGCCCAGCGCATTGGCGGTACTGCAGCTGGCTCGCTCACGCTGCCTTCCAACACGACGCTGGCCCTCAACAACGCGGCCGGCCTGACACTGGAAAGGCCGGTGGTAGCCAATGGCCCGGTTACTCTTTCTCAGGGTCTGCTTTCAACCAGCAGCACAAACCGCCTTACTCTAGGTCCGGTTGCCAGTATCTCTGGTTCGGCCAGCAGCTTTGTTCAGGGGCCGCTGGTACGGCAGTCGAGCACTACGGGAGCACTATTCTTCCCCATTGGTAAAGGCACTATATACCGGCCCCTGACCCTCAACGTCACGACTGCTCCAGCTGGCACTACTGCATACATAGCTGAGCAGCAAGAAGGCCGGCCCTCCGACCAGAACATGCTGGACGACTTACGGCGGGTTTCCTCCATCCGATATTACAGTCTCACTTCTAGCCCAGCGCCAGCCGCCGGCACGTTTGCTGGCAACATTGCGCTAAGCTTCGGGTCCGATGATCGGGTTGCTGATCCTAACATGGCCAGCTTTGTAATAGCGAGAAGCACCGGAGCCGGCTGGAACAATTTGGGGCACCTAACCAACTCAACCAGTGCGCTTACTTCTAATAGCCTCAATAGCTTAGGCGACTTTGCCCTGGGCAGCACCGAACCCAATCAGAACCCGTTGCCGGTATCGCTCACAAGTTTCAGTGGCAGTCACCAACCCAATGGCGTGGTGTTGCGCTGGGCAACGGCCAGTGAGAAGCAGAATGCCTATTTTGAGGTGGAGCGGCAGGTAGCCGGGCAGCCTTTCCGGGCCCTAGGCCAGGTAGCGGGCAAAGGCTCAAGTACCACGCCTGCTGAGTATAGCTATTCAGATAACGCACCCGTACCGGGCGTGGTGTACTATCGCCTCCGCCAGGTAGACGCCAATGGCACAGCCACTTATTCCAGTGTTGCTGCTGTACTTGTTCCCGAGCAGCCATTGCAGATTTCTCTCTACCCGAACCCGGCCATTCGCCAGCTCAACCTGACAGGCTCCGCTAATGACGCTCAATACCGGGTGCTTAATGAACAAGGTACTGTGCTGCTCATCGGTTGGGTTGCTGCTGGGCAGAGCATCAATGTGGAGAGCTTACGGCCCGGCTTATACCGGCTGGAAATAGTAGCGGGCCGCCGTCGTACGGTCCGGGCTTTTGTGCGCAGCCGTGAGTAA
- a CDS encoding PDZ domain-containing protein → MTSLFRSAALAALLATAAPTLAKAPRELTYTVTMDPAANSNAFQVKLELPKLKKDQAIYQFAATAPGTYQVMDMGRYVSNFQAFDSKGKPLEVKQLSTNQWQLSRPDKTSEIRYTIAETWDTPVKEHNIYRMCGSSLETDHALLNGQTLFGYPQGMQDKPLRIKLQYPTDWKAGSVLVPDAQGFYHLDDYDHAVDSPIILGRLTEAHTKLGNADVALYCYSATDKVQAEPLLGYMQKMLNAAQSFFGGQLPVKRYAFLYHFADKSAGAWEHSYSSEYVLPEMALTPQTAQGVVDIAAHEFFHVMTPLNIHSEIIEHFNFVQPTGSEHLWLYEGTTEWASHMMQLRGGLVPLDDYLSMLHDKVTYDRTRADTTYSLSRLGLNSFSDEGQRQYGNIYQRGALTAGLLDLRLLELSDGKRGLRDVLLELAKNYGPNKPISEKNFFEDFTKMTYPEIGDFFQRYVKNAEPLPLQEYYSKIGVRYQKAMPTGKQIATLGPIGLEARETSVYFTKAGGPLQAAGIKEGDKLLAIDGARTNIGSVLRQIPTREPGTVVPFVISRNGQEQTVQVKLGSTEEVKRYVFTQDPAATPAQLALREAWLKNL, encoded by the coding sequence ATGACATCACTCTTCCGCTCGGCTGCGCTGGCAGCCTTGCTCGCTACTGCCGCCCCTACTCTTGCTAAAGCTCCACGTGAGCTGACTTACACCGTTACCATGGATCCGGCGGCCAACAGCAATGCCTTCCAGGTAAAACTGGAGTTGCCAAAGCTTAAAAAAGACCAAGCTATTTACCAGTTTGCGGCCACGGCACCGGGCACCTATCAGGTAATGGATATGGGGCGCTACGTGAGTAACTTTCAGGCTTTTGATAGCAAGGGCAAGCCTTTGGAGGTAAAGCAGCTGTCCACCAACCAATGGCAGTTGTCGCGGCCTGATAAGACCAGCGAAATCCGATATACCATTGCCGAAACCTGGGATACGCCCGTTAAGGAGCATAATATTTACCGGATGTGTGGCTCCTCGCTGGAAACCGACCACGCCCTGCTGAATGGCCAGACCTTGTTCGGCTACCCCCAAGGGATGCAGGATAAGCCTTTGCGAATCAAGTTGCAGTACCCCACTGATTGGAAAGCCGGGTCGGTACTGGTGCCCGATGCTCAGGGCTTCTATCACCTGGACGACTACGATCATGCCGTAGATTCGCCCATCATTCTGGGCCGCCTCACGGAGGCGCACACGAAGCTAGGCAATGCCGATGTAGCCTTGTACTGCTATTCGGCCACTGATAAAGTGCAGGCCGAGCCCCTGCTAGGCTACATGCAAAAGATGCTTAATGCCGCCCAGTCGTTCTTCGGAGGTCAACTGCCAGTGAAGCGCTATGCCTTCCTGTACCATTTTGCCGATAAGTCGGCTGGTGCTTGGGAACACTCCTATAGCTCTGAGTATGTGCTACCCGAAATGGCCCTGACCCCCCAAACGGCGCAAGGTGTGGTGGATATTGCTGCGCATGAGTTTTTTCACGTAATGACGCCACTCAATATCCACTCTGAGATTATTGAGCACTTTAATTTTGTACAGCCAACGGGCTCCGAGCATTTGTGGCTCTACGAAGGCACTACCGAGTGGGCCTCACACATGATGCAGCTGCGGGGTGGGTTGGTGCCGCTAGATGATTACCTGAGCATGCTGCATGATAAGGTAACCTACGACCGTACCCGCGCCGACACAACGTACAGTCTCAGCCGCCTCGGGCTCAACTCGTTCAGTGATGAGGGCCAGCGGCAGTATGGCAACATCTACCAGCGTGGCGCCCTCACGGCAGGCCTGCTAGATCTGCGCCTGTTGGAGCTGAGCGACGGTAAGCGCGGCCTGCGCGATGTGTTGCTGGAACTGGCCAAGAATTATGGTCCTAACAAGCCCATCAGTGAGAAAAACTTCTTCGAGGATTTCACCAAGATGACTTATCCCGAAATAGGTGATTTCTTCCAGCGCTACGTGAAAAATGCGGAGCCACTGCCGCTACAGGAGTATTACTCCAAAATAGGAGTGCGCTACCAAAAAGCAATGCCCACGGGTAAGCAGATTGCCACACTAGGCCCTATAGGCCTGGAGGCCCGCGAGACCAGTGTTTACTTCACCAAAGCAGGTGGCCCATTGCAGGCCGCTGGTATTAAGGAGGGAGATAAACTGCTTGCCATTGATGGAGCCCGCACCAACATTGGATCCGTGCTACGACAAATTCCAACCCGTGAGCCAGGCACTGTAGTGCCCTTCGTGATCAGCCGTAACGGGCAAGAGCAAACGGTGCAGGTAAAGCTAGGCAGCACGGAAGAGGTGAAGCGCTACGTTTTCACGCAAGATCCGGCGGCTACTCCAGCGCAACTAGCTTTGCGTGAGGCTTGGTTGAAGAACCTATAA
- a CDS encoding right-handed parallel beta-helix repeat-containing protein: MRLKLVLLSFVFVSLLANASSALATTYYISSAGDDANNGTSVTSAWKTIEQVNNSSFKPGDRILFEAGETFTGSLWFQSKGTDTAPIIISSYGQGMATIGSGNNYAFYSPDAGGIELRRLKFVGSGRTSTNNSGVIFSAELADEHLSHLILDSLDVSGYLKMGILIGSSFASSGYNDVRITNCLAHDNGEAGIFSYGSYPNICHKNWYVADCKAYNNAGRSEITTTNTGSGIVLSSVDGAVIEHCEAYNNGWLNNNPNGGPVGIWGWVCNNLVIQECESHHNRSGIAHDGGGFDLDGGCTNSVMQYNYSHDNDGAGYLLAQFNGAPPMHDLTVRYNISENDARRFGQGAIMVWSSGDNGGIQTAAIHNNTVYLTPSADGSEAKAFYLMSNGVSGITVRNNIFQTTSGVPQVKSVSTTGIVLQSNCYWGTGKPLNITWGSSSFSNLDDWRTATQQEMVGSRTVGVSLDPAFVRAGQGGDLNTSSGNRRLLTSWDAYKLQPSSAAIGSGLNLDKEFNLTPGSRDFFGSATPAPGVSGNLGASESETKVAPLPVELVSFTAERQGNKAILRWNTASELQNDRFEVEASTDGRMFNRIATVKGKGTTTQTSTYFWQDALTSYTGSIVYYRLMQVDLSGKASYSSVKTVAISGAATLAMQAWPNPFVGELSMQIQSPEAGKAIVICTDAMGRNVLTRSVEVSKGASTITLPEVAQLPLGVYSLTVQQGASRVITKLLHQ; encoded by the coding sequence ATGCGCTTGAAACTTGTACTCTTATCATTTGTATTTGTGTCTCTTCTGGCGAATGCTTCGTCAGCTTTAGCTACAACGTACTATATAAGTTCAGCGGGTGACGATGCTAATAATGGCACTTCTGTAACATCTGCCTGGAAAACCATAGAGCAGGTGAATAATTCCAGCTTTAAGCCCGGTGACCGGATCTTGTTCGAAGCTGGCGAGACCTTCACTGGCTCCCTGTGGTTTCAGAGTAAGGGGACTGATACCGCTCCAATTATTATAAGCTCATATGGGCAAGGCATGGCTACTATTGGTAGTGGTAATAACTACGCATTCTATTCTCCAGACGCAGGGGGAATAGAACTACGTCGGTTAAAGTTTGTAGGCTCCGGTCGTACGTCTACAAATAACTCGGGAGTAATATTCTCTGCGGAGTTAGCCGATGAGCACTTATCGCATCTCATCCTGGATAGCCTTGATGTGAGTGGGTACCTTAAAATGGGTATCCTGATTGGAAGCTCATTTGCTTCCAGTGGCTATAATGATGTGCGCATTACAAACTGCTTAGCCCATGACAATGGTGAGGCTGGAATTTTCTCTTATGGCTCTTATCCGAATATTTGCCATAAAAATTGGTACGTAGCAGATTGCAAGGCTTACAACAATGCTGGGCGCTCAGAAATAACTACCACCAATACTGGCAGCGGCATCGTCTTGTCAAGTGTTGATGGTGCTGTAATCGAACACTGCGAAGCCTACAACAATGGCTGGCTAAATAATAACCCCAATGGTGGTCCGGTTGGTATCTGGGGCTGGGTGTGTAATAATCTGGTTATACAGGAGTGTGAGTCGCACCATAATCGCTCAGGCATTGCGCATGATGGAGGTGGCTTTGACTTAGATGGTGGTTGCACTAACTCTGTAATGCAGTACAACTACTCTCACGATAACGATGGAGCGGGTTATTTGCTGGCTCAGTTTAACGGAGCGCCCCCCATGCACGACCTTACCGTTCGCTACAACATCAGCGAAAATGATGCTCGTCGTTTTGGCCAGGGCGCCATTATGGTGTGGTCTTCCGGAGATAATGGCGGCATTCAAACGGCTGCAATTCACAATAATACTGTGTACCTGACGCCTTCGGCAGATGGCTCTGAGGCTAAAGCCTTTTATTTGATGAGCAATGGAGTTAGCGGGATTACGGTACGCAACAATATTTTCCAGACCACCTCTGGCGTGCCACAAGTCAAGTCGGTTTCTACGACGGGTATCGTGTTGCAGAGTAATTGCTATTGGGGCACTGGTAAGCCGCTTAACATTACCTGGGGCTCGTCTTCATTTAGTAATCTCGATGATTGGCGTACCGCTACCCAACAGGAAATGGTGGGCAGTCGCACGGTAGGTGTAAGTTTAGACCCTGCTTTCGTGCGCGCCGGACAGGGTGGAGACCTGAACACTTCAAGTGGTAATCGGCGTCTGCTGACCTCTTGGGATGCGTATAAACTACAGCCTAGCTCAGCTGCTATTGGTAGTGGGTTGAACTTGGATAAAGAGTTTAATCTGACACCAGGCTCCCGCGACTTTTTCGGATCGGCAACTCCAGCTCCGGGCGTGTCTGGTAACCTGGGGGCCAGTGAATCAGAAACCAAAGTTGCCCCTTTGCCCGTTGAGCTAGTATCGTTTACTGCCGAGCGGCAGGGCAACAAGGCTATCCTGCGTTGGAACACTGCTTCGGAATTGCAAAACGACCGGTTTGAGGTAGAGGCCAGCACTGACGGACGGATGTTTAACCGTATTGCCACAGTGAAGGGTAAAGGCACAACCACCCAAACCAGCACATATTTCTGGCAGGATGCTCTAACCAGCTACACGGGTTCAATTGTTTACTATCGCTTGATGCAGGTTGACCTATCTGGTAAAGCTTCGTACTCATCAGTTAAAACAGTAGCTATTAGTGGTGCTGCTACCTTAGCAATGCAAGCGTGGCCAAACCCCTTTGTTGGTGAGCTGAGTATGCAAATTCAGAGCCCTGAAGCAGGCAAAGCCATTGTTATCTGCACTGATGCCATGGGCCGGAATGTGCTTACTCGCTCAGTGGAAGTAAGCAAAGGTGCCTCAACCATCACATTGCCAGAAGTGGCACAATTACCTCTGGGAGTATATAGCCTGACCGTGCAGCAAGGCGCCTCCCGGGTTATAACCAAGCTACTGCATCAGTAG
- a CDS encoding glycoside hydrolase family 2 TIM barrel-domain containing protein — MIFWTSDLVKGLQRWLLAGVISSCATVLVGACTPQQEENPPAQIPAGVVPVHLVHTAQGYLLQRAGKPYFVKGGAGLEHYDKLKAAGANSVRLWSGDYADDRLDEANRQGLTVLLGLWMVHESKKFDYYNNGEVERQKARLRQQVLRYRHHPALLGWSVGNEINYESANPQLYRAINDVARMIHELDPYHPVTTTLTSTLENLNRVKRLCPDLDFISINAFGNLISLPQRLKAQDWEGPYLVTEFGARGYWESPKTVWGASKEQTSTQKAQFTRERYKRSILGNPRECLGSYAFYWGNKFEYTATWFSLFTPTGEKTATVDALQELWTGTPPINLSPEIQEIRRNGRLAYSEQLRPNAEYGFELVASDPENDLLQATWQVAPEVKFEKEGETVPIEHCILKARGLKVILKTPEKIGAYRLSATVRDGKGSAATASLPFLVK, encoded by the coding sequence ATGATCTTTTGGACAAGTGACTTGGTAAAGGGGCTGCAACGGTGGCTGCTGGCAGGGGTAATTAGCAGTTGTGCTACGGTTTTAGTAGGGGCGTGTACACCGCAGCAAGAAGAAAATCCACCAGCACAAATTCCGGCCGGAGTGGTTCCGGTGCACTTGGTGCATACAGCGCAGGGCTATCTATTACAACGCGCTGGCAAACCTTACTTCGTCAAAGGAGGAGCAGGCCTAGAGCATTACGACAAGCTTAAAGCTGCCGGTGCCAATTCTGTACGCTTGTGGTCCGGCGACTATGCTGATGACCGATTAGACGAGGCAAACCGTCAAGGATTAACAGTATTGCTAGGCCTATGGATGGTGCATGAATCCAAAAAATTCGACTATTATAATAATGGCGAGGTTGAGAGGCAGAAAGCGAGGCTTCGCCAACAGGTTCTTCGTTATCGGCACCACCCTGCGCTACTGGGTTGGTCAGTTGGTAACGAGATTAACTACGAGTCTGCGAATCCTCAACTTTACCGCGCCATAAATGATGTGGCTCGCATGATACATGAGCTAGATCCTTATCATCCGGTTACTACTACCCTTACTAGTACATTAGAAAACTTAAATCGGGTGAAGCGCTTGTGCCCTGATCTGGATTTTATAAGCATTAACGCTTTTGGTAACCTAATATCACTGCCTCAACGACTTAAGGCGCAGGACTGGGAAGGACCGTATCTGGTAACTGAATTTGGAGCAAGGGGCTATTGGGAGTCACCTAAAACAGTATGGGGTGCTTCAAAAGAACAAACAAGCACGCAAAAAGCGCAATTCACCCGTGAGAGATATAAACGCTCCATTCTAGGCAATCCTCGGGAATGCCTGGGTAGTTATGCCTTCTACTGGGGCAATAAGTTTGAATACACTGCTACTTGGTTTAGTTTATTCACTCCCACGGGAGAAAAGACGGCGACAGTTGATGCCCTCCAGGAACTCTGGACTGGAACCCCACCCATTAATTTATCGCCTGAAATTCAAGAAATAAGAAGGAACGGGCGGTTGGCCTATTCCGAGCAGCTTCGGCCTAATGCAGAATACGGATTTGAGTTAGTAGCTTCTGATCCTGAAAATGATTTGTTGCAGGCTACTTGGCAAGTAGCTCCCGAAGTTAAGTTCGAAAAAGAGGGGGAGACTGTGCCTATTGAGCACTGTATACTAAAGGCTCGAGGGCTTAAAGTAATTCTCAAGACTCCAGAGAAAATAGGAGCTTATAGGCTATCAGCCACTGTGCGCGATGGCAAAGGAAGTGCTGCTACCGCTAGCTTGCCATTTCTGGTGAAATAG
- a CDS encoding glycosyltransferase family 2 protein, with the protein MPLFTVDILTTSCPGEPHAMVVQTLEAMQAVTYPHTSYLCDEGNDPYLRAVCEQLGVIHVTREVKINAKAGNINHALKQATGELCVVLDPDHVPAPDFLDHVVPFFSNSKVGYVQVVQAYGNQQESLVAKGAAEQTYHFYGPLMMGMNSYNTAQAIGANCTFRRAALDSIGGHAAGLTEDMHTAMQLHAAGWQSVYVPRVLSRGLVPSTLGAFYSQQLKWARGAFELLFVVYPRLFRQFSWRQRLHYAILPLYFLSGLITLIDLAVPIYSLAFSVYPWHISLPAFVLHLAPLLGIGLLIRYKAQRWLRDPSERGLHLAGGFLRVGTWWVYLLGLVYTFLRVRVPYIPTPKEGNYENELRICLPNIFAIAACAIAVKFAGYVDWSPYSRLMAFLATVNAAILLVAVVMGQHVWARTIMTDLESQFMRRLLSPFKRLLLGMTLRIESGAISLAAASIVIMGLTDSALYIQSGLTYPASYAWLQNGDEPLRVGTQLNHPYTTVPVQFASLQNSKLLAYIYPDHVTDVAALTLEDKLPTSAILTLQHQGTTPLLTWQADSSVANWRALAQALRKVRQPVLLRPILRATSPVAYRATWLALTNEFKACGANNVLWAWTPPSPAALQAYFPGQDKVNWIALPYSSNHTASNTSVTYMAYRHQLAKNMALHTKPVMLFMQDDVPDQKRVLRQIQEQYPEVKVVLFQEETRRKSVPLLSARKSRALFSSAN; encoded by the coding sequence ATGCCTTTGTTTACGGTGGATATCCTCACCACATCATGCCCCGGCGAGCCACATGCCATGGTGGTGCAAACGCTGGAGGCTATGCAAGCCGTTACGTATCCGCATACCAGCTACCTCTGTGATGAAGGCAATGACCCATACCTACGTGCTGTTTGTGAGCAACTAGGAGTGATACACGTCACACGTGAAGTCAAAATCAACGCGAAGGCGGGCAACATAAACCACGCCCTTAAACAGGCTACTGGTGAGCTATGCGTTGTGCTTGACCCCGACCATGTGCCTGCTCCTGATTTCCTGGATCACGTAGTTCCTTTTTTTAGCAACTCAAAAGTGGGCTACGTACAAGTAGTACAGGCTTACGGAAACCAGCAGGAAAGCCTGGTGGCTAAGGGCGCAGCCGAGCAGACGTATCATTTCTATGGCCCGCTTATGATGGGCATGAACAGTTATAACACAGCTCAAGCTATTGGCGCCAACTGTACGTTTCGCCGAGCAGCTCTAGACTCTATTGGTGGGCATGCTGCCGGCTTAACAGAAGATATGCACACAGCTATGCAGCTGCATGCGGCGGGCTGGCAATCAGTATACGTACCGCGTGTTCTGAGCCGAGGATTGGTGCCATCCACCTTAGGAGCCTTTTACTCTCAGCAGCTAAAGTGGGCCCGAGGAGCTTTTGAATTGCTTTTCGTGGTGTATCCGCGGTTGTTCCGGCAATTCTCTTGGCGGCAACGGCTACACTATGCCATCCTTCCGTTGTACTTTCTTTCGGGCCTGATTACCTTAATTGATCTGGCAGTGCCAATCTACTCGTTGGCCTTTTCTGTGTATCCCTGGCATATCTCGCTGCCTGCTTTTGTGCTACACTTAGCGCCTTTACTAGGCATTGGTTTGTTGATTCGCTATAAAGCACAGCGCTGGCTTCGTGACCCTTCTGAGAGAGGCTTGCATTTAGCGGGTGGCTTTTTGAGGGTTGGTACGTGGTGGGTATATCTGCTCGGGCTGGTATATACATTCCTACGGGTGCGGGTGCCTTATATCCCTACCCCTAAAGAGGGAAATTATGAGAACGAGCTCAGGATTTGTCTGCCCAATATTTTTGCAATAGCTGCGTGTGCTATTGCAGTTAAATTTGCCGGCTACGTTGACTGGAGCCCCTATTCGCGCTTAATGGCTTTTCTGGCTACGGTTAATGCTGCTATACTACTGGTGGCGGTGGTTATGGGCCAGCACGTTTGGGCGCGTACTATCATGACCGATCTGGAGTCGCAGTTCATGCGCAGGCTGCTTTCCCCTTTCAAGCGCCTCCTGTTGGGAATGACCCTGCGCATAGAATCAGGAGCTATTTCTCTGGCAGCTGCCAGTATAGTCATTATGGGGCTCACAGATTCCGCCTTGTATATCCAGTCGGGCTTGACGTATCCTGCCTCTTATGCTTGGCTGCAGAATGGAGATGAACCGTTGCGCGTAGGCACGCAACTCAACCATCCGTATACTACCGTACCGGTACAGTTCGCTTCTCTGCAGAACTCTAAGCTTCTGGCTTATATCTATCCAGACCACGTTACTGACGTGGCGGCTTTAACACTGGAGGATAAGTTGCCAACCTCAGCTATACTCACTTTGCAACACCAGGGTACAACTCCCCTGCTTACGTGGCAGGCTGATTCTTCGGTGGCCAACTGGCGGGCCCTAGCTCAGGCACTGCGCAAGGTGCGGCAGCCTGTTTTGCTGCGTCCTATCCTGCGGGCTACTTCACCAGTGGCCTACAGAGCAACTTGGCTCGCATTAACGAATGAGTTTAAAGCCTGTGGAGCTAACAACGTGCTGTGGGCCTGGACCCCACCCTCGCCTGCAGCTCTGCAAGCCTATTTTCCAGGGCAGGATAAAGTGAACTGGATAGCTCTGCCTTACTCATCTAACCATACTGCAAGCAATACGTCGGTTACGTATATGGCCTACCGCCACCAACTAGCCAAGAATATGGCCTTGCACACCAAGCCCGTTATGCTGTTCATGCAGGACGATGTGCCGGATCAAAAACGTGTATTACGTCAGATACAGGAGCAGTACCCTGAAGTGAAGGTCGTACTTTTTCAGGAAGAAACCCGGCGTAAGTCAGTGCCGCTGCTATCTGCCAGAAAGTCCCGCGCCTTGTTCTCGAGTGCCAATTAG